A region of the Thamnophis elegans isolate rThaEle1 chromosome 1, rThaEle1.pri, whole genome shotgun sequence genome:
GCATCACTTGGTTCAATAACAATATTTGAAAGTTTGGGAAAATCTATAAATGTGACAAGACAGAGAAATCAACATTAGACAAGGAATCACTGTTAAATGCAAACAATGCCCTAATATACAGAGCATCAAATGAGTTAAGAATAATTTTAACATTATATTGTTACCACAAGAAAGGAGGAATCATTCTCAATAAGAACTTGTGCTGTTACAGTAGATTAACAGCACTATTTCACATAGAGCAGTGCTCATACATGAAATCAGCTCTCAAATTATTTAGGCAAGTAGCAATTATTTCTGTTTCCCTGCTTCTTGTGTACATGTGTTAGTCATGCAATGAGATACCAGTGCTTCTCACTATTTGGTTTGTTTCCACACATTAATCCATAGCATGTTACTGTATTCTGATGTGAACTTAGAAGTAAAATGTATGTAACAATGCCATaaagtttatctatctatctatctatctatctatctatctatctatctatctatctatctatctatctatcatccatctatctatctatctatctatctatctatctatctatctatctatctatctatctatctatctatctatctagacaaCTAGTTCctagttatgacagttgcagagacGCAGGATGATGTGATCGcattttgtgacaagcaaagttaatgggaaatcCAGATAACCAGAttactaccttaacaactgtctatggagattctcaatcatccaggtcatggttgtcccaaaggtgcttttttcaagaggcaactggactttctggtttttcttttaaggcatttcacatctcatccaagaagcttcctctgctctgactggatggtgcgaAACAGGCGGTCCAGTCAGACCtgaatccagtcagagctgaagaatggATGAGagccaaaatgtcttcaaagaaaaaccagaaagtccagttgcttcttgaaaaaagcacctttgggacaacaatggcctggatgactgagaacctccatagacactcCAAGGGACATAGATTTTTTTATATCAATGATAACAATCACCTTTCAGCATGACTTTATATCCCTTCCGTACAATTTCCTTGCAATGATTTATTTCAACAAAGAATTCCAAATCATGGTCTTCTGCGCTGGGTGTAAAGGTTATTTCACTCGCCCTGGAGAACAGCTTTGATATTCTGTCCAATTGCGGCTCCCCTGTTTTAACTTCAGCACCCAAGAGCTCTTCAGAGCCCTTTCTCCAATAAATGTCACACTCAGGTGGATAGTATTCTGTCAATAAGCAACTCAATGTGATGGGTTTCCCACACTCAGGAACAGGGGGCTTACATTCAATTTTGTCAACTTTGGTGGCCACAACTGTAAATAAAGCACAACAGCAAATAAAAGAGTTAGTATTCAGTACAGAGTTGTGAATTCAAACCACAAACTTCTCTTCCCACATGACTATTTCGGTTACACAACTAAGTGCCAAAGTCATCATCCAAACACAATAAAATGCCAAAGGTATATAAATTACAAATCTGGtgaaaaataaagtagaaaatgaATGTACGTAATACCAATGAAGATTTCTAAATTGGTGTGGAAATAGATTTTCAGTTGCTCATGTAATATTCCATTTATGCACTAAAAAAAGAGATCCTGTATTCTGCACATAGATGCAACTGAAGCTATTAGCATATATTTCCCCATTTTGCACATCCAACTTCCAGCTATTTGGCAGTGGCAAGTGTTACATGAAGCCACATCATAAGCCATCAAAGAGTAGCCTACTCAGCAATATCCCTTTCTGCTTCAGAAGAATATTGCATGAAAGAACTTAGTTGATTTCAGATACCAAAGTCAAACCCTGGCCTGACAGCATATATGTCTTCCCCTTCTATTACCAGGTTGGTCCTTGTAATGGCTCAGGATTCCACTTATGGGTCTTTATGGCTTTCAGAGATTTAACCTGCCCAATTgtataggaaggagggagggattctGTCATCTCCTAAATATCAATAGTTGTATTTATTATACACATATAGTAAGAGGAGTCCTATTCTGAGATGTACGGAATGTTATtctgagaaaataaaatttaattgaaTTCACACCTTGTGGCAATATGGAAagagaagaattaaaaaatggaaCATCAAGAGaaaaagtaccgtatatactcgagtataagccgagtttttcagcccactttttgggctgaaaaaagccgcctcagcttatactcgagtctacaactggatccggcagtgctgttgcctgttggaggaggaggaggcgaaccagcctgccatcgctggccaccgccagccccgctgctcttcccgcccccttccaagccccacagtccagcggacggagcagaagcagccccggggctccgctgccgctccccgcattttctggacggggatcccttggagaggggattccttcctgcttctctcgggcgccgctctccctgcagccatttctccctctttctcctttttgtcctttttcctaccccaaaaagagaacgagagggaaaaagaggaggtgtgggacagatcatgggatcactggtttctgagcttgatgggcaaggattccccaccccaccacctcttagggaaagaggaggtgtgggacagatcgtgggatcactggtttctgagcttgatgggcaaggattccccaccccaccacctcttggggaaagaggaagtgtgggacagatcgtgggatcactggtttctgagcttggttggcaaggattccccaccccaccacctcttagagaaagaggaggtgtgggacagatcgtgggatcactggtttctgagcttggttggcaaggattccccaccccaccacctcttagggaaagaggaggtgtgggacagatcgtgggatcactggtttctgagcttggctggCAAGGATTCCCCACCCCACGACCTcttggagaaagaggaggtgtgggacagatcgtgggatcactggtttctgagcttggttggcaaggatcccactatcttactattttatttttctttatgtacactgagagcatattcaccaaagacaaattccttgtgtgtccaatcacacttggctaataaactattctattctattttactctactctattcgtttctatttcaattctaacaaggagtttagcttctctctcttgaaaatgtaagccagcataaggcattataatgcaagctagccttaactttcaaacagttcatttagtgaccaaagttacaatggcattgaaaaaagtgtctgataaCCATTTACACACTTAGCTACCATTtacacacttagcgaccgttgcagcatcctcatggtcacgtgatcaaaattttgatgtttgccaacagttacaatttatatttgtaaattgtaatgttgaaataaaaaaaatattacaatactatttttgcattgtatgaaaatttttgttgctccatataaaatttttaatcaagccccccacccccccccgcccggtcaaaggtgtccctctttaccaatctgaaaatctggtcaccttaattataagTCATAagtgatattatagaacactttaattaagcgggtcccttgaataaacataactttgagtttcaaataacactgatttttttatttttgaaatttaccggtagctgctgcatttcccaccctaggcttatactcgagtcaataacttttccagttttttgtggtgaaattaggtgcctcggcttatattcgggtcgacctatactcgagtatatacagtactattAATACAATAGTAGTAAAACTTTAGAAGTGTCAGTTGTTAAAAGAGTGGGATTACATCAGAGGAACaggatttatttgttttttatttttacttttttacaaAAAGGAGCTACACTTTATTGGAACTACTCTGCAACTTAGCCCTTAAGAGTGAAACATGCAATGTACAATATAGGATAATAAAAAATTGTACTTTTTCTGCTCCACTTACCCACAGGGTTCATCCGCCATACAGATTCTTTATATGCTTGTGGTCCTTGAAGCTTAGCTCTGCAGACAAAcctctttccagaatcttccaCTTGGGGGCAATAGTGGATCTTGCTGATGCAAAAGTAAAGCCCATCAGTACCTTTTGTGGGTGGAGTTGAAAAGGAACTGTCTAgaattccatcattgttattccaACAGACTTCAAGGGTTTCCGGATAATAAGAATGAATTTTGCAACTAAGAGTGAGCGGTTCATTTGATTTTGGCATATTTGTGGAACAATGAATGTCATGAATCTCTGGTAAGGCTAGGAAGAAAACCAAAAAGATATCAATTCAAGCAGCAAAAATGTGATGCCCAGATAATAGTGAAGAGCCTTCAAAGCCACCCCATGAGTCTCCCAAAGCTTTAATGACGTCTCTTACCATTTTTCCTTACCCATGTATCCATAGCTATTTATTCACACATAGCAAGGGAGGACCAAACCAAACTCATTTGCTAAGGACCTCTGACTGTAAAAAAATCACTGTCAGTTGAAATGTCAAAAGTGTCTTGTTTGGATACATGATCTCTGACCAACAAATTGTTTCTTTATGGTGCCAAATATAAGGATAAATTTGTGTCCTAGTTTCCATTTGTGTTTGGCTGCCATTATATACTTAAAAGGGTTAAACCTCCTCCTTTGGGACTATCCATGCTAAATAACCACAGTGTTGTTTCCACTAGAAAGTTCTATTATTCTCTACACTCATATGGGTAGATAGATAATGTAATTTTTGTATGTGCGTCATTtgagtttctctctctttccttttgtctgccTTTTACCCTGTTTTGCCAAAGAGTTAACTATTTTTAGTCTTGGCAGATGTTTCACAAATATGGATTGTAGTCTAAGATATCTGCTGGGACCATGGCTGGACCAAAATTAGCTAAGTCTCCTCTATTTTCATACATTTTGAAACTTAGCAGTTCTCTTATAAAccataaaataactttaaaatttCAACATCATTAAGTACCCTGCCATAATCCTAACTTACCTATGACTTTAAATGATTTTGTTTTAGTACACAATCCATGCTGAAAGCCCTCATGTTTAATTTCTAATAAAAGTTGAAATTCCTCCAGCTTCAGTACGTCTGGATTCAGGCGGATTTTCCACTCGAAGTCATAATAATTTTTTGGTTTTGATTTTAACTCTGGATAAGCTTTAAACATGTCCTCCAAGTTCCCGAGGAGAGGAGAATTTTCAGCATCTTCCGTAGGTTCTTCAACTGATGTCGTAGGCCAAGAggctattttctgttttgttttctgaggttcaGTCACTAAGAAGAGCTCTACCTGCAAAGGCTTGGGTCGAAAGTGTGAAATCAAGCATTGCAACTGTGTTTCTTCCAAATGCTTCAGTTCCTCACTTCCAACCATTTCCACAGATGGtgcatctattaaaaaaaataaggggaaATGGAAATTCTGTTGCTTGAAATGTTGCAGCAATCTTTTAGGATTATTCTTTCAACATTGTACAAAGCATTCTATTCTTAAAAACAGTTATATGCCTGTTCTGGCTCAGGAGGGAGATAAAAGACTGATAGACATTTATGGGGAGAGAAATTAAAAAATCTGACTGTTGGGTTCTCTGGCTTTATTTTCACTTTCACCAAGAATTCCATGCATCACTCTCTTTAACACGGGATGGATCGAGCAGAGAGGAGGTGAGTTCACATGAATGGCCATACCTGGAAGTTTACtatatctgcaaaaaaaaattgtactcgtGTTCTGCACAGGTACTAGAGTTTTGTTCCAGTTGATAATTGGATTTCTTTTCGTTTAGTTTCTTTAGTTTCTTCAGTTTAACGCTCTTTCCGGAAAATGATGTCTAAGAAGTTTATATAGGAAATCCTTATTTAGTGATTGCGCTGTTTAGTGATCATTTACAGCTACAATGCtaataagaaaataatataacCAGTTCATGCATATATGATCTTCAGAGGTCTATAAAGCAAAAGGAAggatgaagtaagatcataaatgCCATTTTACTTAGTGAGTGCTTCACTTAATGGCTGAGTTACCAGACCCAATTGTGATCACTAAATAAAGATTGCCTGTAATTTGATAGGTGCAACATAATTGCTTATATttaatctattttccattttccctGGTTGGTCTTTCCTTCTGTGTGGCTGTTCTCTGAGAGTTTTCCAGTAATGATATTTTACAATTAACTTTCACAAATATGAACTTTGGCTGCAATTTTATATACAAATGATGGTATTGATAAGACATATTTAGAATGACTTACGTTTCTTTAAAAAGACAATGTACAGCTGCAATCCAACtagaagaaaagaaatcagaaaacaTAAAACCAGCCCAATTGTTAATGTAGTAGTCGAATAAGGTTCTGTAGaaagacaataaaaaaataaattatgttatttctgatatattcaaaatatttattgctcTTGTTGCTTTTGATAAGTAAACATTTTACATGTAATTTCATAATAAGAAACAAACAATGCTGATACAGGGTATTCTGTCATAAGCAAAACATTAagtcaggggtgccaaactcaggGCCcgagggccagatccagcctggcCCGCGGGGGCcgcctggaaacaatgaaggaccagcccacaatgcctctgccagcaaaaacggatgaccctgctaagtcctcgacttgtgactggctgcaagtcctcaacttatgattgacatagatctggcccgcggggccgcctggaaacaatgaaggaccagcccacaatgcctctgccagcaaaaacggatgaccctgctaagtcctcgacttgtgactggctgcaagtcctcaacttatgattgaCAGTCGGGAACAGTCCAGCCGCCCCTGATTGACTGAGATGCGGCTGGCTGAGTGTGGGCTGCATAAGCattcctattggtcgccctgcttgacagctctagtataaatagctgtcaaatagGGCGACGTGCTAAATCACAGTACATAGTTATTGTTGCTGTTCTACCAAATAAAATAGCTGTTCTCTTACCTCAGTTGCCTCACGCCTCTTTAATTGTTATCGAACTTAACAGACCCCCACAGGAGGGCCCtccgagctccattttagctggcagagggttgcaggaggccatcacagctgaaaatagagcttgggaacccattttcactggcagagtgctcagaccaccacaggtgcccctgatatgagtgatgttgagcccCTCgagttaaacacaaccctgatgtggccctcaatgaaatcaaatttgacacctttCCACTAAGTTATGAGAAGTATCAGTGCATACAATATAGTGGGGGAGAGGGTTGCCCCCAATAAGGTACTAAATAATAAACATTTCCTTACTCTGAAGCACGGATGCCATTTTATTGGTGCTTTTTGCCTTAAGTTTTATTTTGTGGAATGTTTTCCAGAAAAATTCTTTAGAAAAATTGCCATACCAGCTTGGAGTTCTGAGCCTCGTAGTCCCAATGCATTCGACtttatctttctatttctcttttattagttATCTCACTTTTTCATAAACACTTTTAGATAAAGCAttgtagatattttcataatTGTGTAGTAGGACATATGATTTTACCTCAGACTGTAAAATTATAGGTAAAAGTTGTGCACCACAGAAATCAACCCTACTGAGAAATCAGGAGCATTTATTTAATATAATACCTTaagtacagatagccctcaacctataaccacaattgagagtccaaaatgtctgttgctaagaaaGAGACTTATTAAATTTTTCATAGTGAGTACCTGTTACTGTTAAAGTTACATTGTAGACTGGAAATCTGGCAAATGACTTATGCTGCACAATACAACTATAGATGTTTCCTTGATCTTGTGAAGATGGTTGAAGTCTCAGTTCACTGGTGGTGTTGTAAGTGCCATCATCATTTCTCACAGATCTTCCCATGATAATATCCTCTGCAAGTATATCTTTATCCGACGTGTGCTTAGAATGCTTTTGCCAAAGAATGACAATGGAATCAGGATAGAATTTATTCACTCTACATCTCAGTGTCTTTACATTTCCGTTTTCAATTTCAAGTTCCTTGGGAGACAGTTGGACAGTTGGTTCAACTATATTGCATTTGAATAAAAATGGAATTGGTTATTGATTTATCTACatatgttgtattttattttgcctttcagCCTCCCAAACAGCATTTGTACTTAACATTAAATTGAAATAATacctaaaggaaaaagaaaaaaacactataGATTTTCCAAAGActatgaagaagaaagaaaagaaagaaagaaagagggagggagggagggaggaaggaaggaaaggcaaaatCAGTGAATGAATCAAAATGAATCAGTGTAGGCAAGTGGTAGAAACAAGATTATTTTGAAAAGATAGAACAATATGGGGGGACATAATGAAGGGCATAGGTATAAATTAGTTTTAGCCatattactttcttttttattttcattcatttacaGTAATTTTttgcatgttattttttttcttttctgtattttgcACAGTGTTACTATCCCCAAGGAGAGCAGCACGAGGATATATAGGTATTCTGAGAAGAGACTGCTGACAGAAacgatgatttttttaaaagtagcagCTAGCAGAAAAAACATCGTAatgagtatagtatagtatagtattgaaGGACAGAGAGAAGAACAATAATCAGATAAATGAGACTTGAGGCCAGAGCAAGAAAGTGGTTTGTGAAAAGGCTTTGAACAGCCTCCTCTAGCCTAATtcatatgaaaaatgaaataggaGGAATGGAAGAAATTCATAATCTGCAAATTTTGTTAATAAAAGTAGCTTTGGGCCTCAAAGTGTTCATTTCTAAATCTAGTGTATGTCAGCCCTgggagccatcttttcttttggagatTCAGTGCCTGGGAAAACAGGAGAGGGAATTGCATGGAGTGGTGGAGGATTAACCATAACATTTCTTACTTTGAGCATTCGACCTGCATCTGGTTGGAAGTGACTGAGGGTTGTCTCCAGTTGGAATGGTGAATTGATTGGACCTGTGGATGCTGGGGATgtatctttgactttcttttgggtggggaaaaccagatcTCTCAGATTAGAGTTTTCCCaattgtgccaatatgacatctccaacaaaatggaactttgaggaacttcaaaccTCAGAGACTTCTTTTGTTGTGGGTGTTACTTGGACCCCTGATTTATACAACTGACAAACAACCACACATGACAATACAGCACCTTAGGGCCCCTTCCTATCCAAATTtaactttaaaatttaaaaaaatggcaaagtCACAATGAAGCAGAATCACAAGCAACATTTATAAGTagaatctctttctctttctttaacaTGTTACTTTCCAGATTCCTCCAGCTTTTGTTCAGCAGTGGGTCCCTAGTGTTATGTTACTCCAGCCTGTTTTGCCATTTCATTGTTACACCATTCAAATCCCaccaaatatttttaattgttgtgttgtttttcatGTGCCATTATACCTAACTCTTTAGGTAGATAGTAGCAGAACAGTGACAGACAAGACCAACCCGGGTCCAATGAAGATGGAAGAATATATGCCTAGATTACCTTAAAACAGCTAATAAATATCTTAGGTTCTTACTGATAACCCAACCTTGCCAACAAGATAGCAGGTAACAAAGGCTCATCATAACTTGTACATCCCTTGCACCTTTCAGCTTGaagaaaaattctttttaaacacCTGTAAGGCTAAGATCTACCTACATGTGTCTCATTCTTTGGCTAAAGGCAATATCATGGAGGTATGacatagaaaatatatttgtttaattCAATTGCATTGCCTTACTGCAACAAATTAGTTGCCTTAATAACAAGAGTTatcaaaaaaaatctttatattgtCATTAAATAAAATGAGAAACGTGAACAAGAATGGACAATGTTGAGTCTTGGCAATTGCCGGATGAAATCCccacaattttcttggcaagctttcaaaagtggtttgccattgcttccttcctagggctgaaagtgactggtccatctggctttgtgcctaagtcaCAGTATCCCGGTTTCTaccctgatgctttaaccattaCATCACAGGGATTCTTCAGACTATATATAATGAAGAAATGGGGAGggactttcttttgttttctaccTCTCTGTTTTCAGGGTTCCCCTTTCTTACAAGGatctagttgggggggggggcttcttcaTAAGAGGAAGAGATTTGGAATACAATCTTATACAACTGGTATTCATCTTAATACAGTTTAAGAATTCCAAAAGAATAAGTTTGCTCTCTGGAAAGGTATACCACAACTGTCACTTACCAACTAGATTTAGAATGGTGGCTCCTTCAACTCTAATAGAAGTAAGAATCACAATACACATATATTTGCCCTCTTCGTGAAGTTGTATTtgtggaaggaaaagggaagcatctccattttttaattgaattgtatCCAGTCTTGAACCATTTCTATTTGAAGAATGTTTTCCAGCAACAACTGAATAAAGTTGTTCTACTTTATTCCCTTCAGATGTCTCCAAATACCACATGAATACTGTTTTTTTTATATCCAGTTCTGGAGGAGGGTAGTCAGAGATTTTACAGTGAAGTGTCACATTTGTACCCAGCATTGCTGTCTTCTGAGCTGGCATGCTTACTTTCAAGGCTTCTtcacaaaaaaaaattggaaaaaaatggattgcagATTATTATGATTAATTgtaccttcttcttcccttcttcccttccctcccagttCTCACATTTCATAAAGAGCATTGCAAAATAGTAGTGGTGGAATGGCAAAAGACAAAGCAATTAGAGATCATAAAGACTAAGTGGAATATTGACTACTTTTGGAGTAAGCCAGAACTTGGCAAGAGTTACACAATCCAGATGAGACAATTGTGACTGCATAATTACAAGTAAATTACTACAAGGGATAGTTTTTCCTTAGCTAATTACAGTTCAATTGTGGTCCAGCTAGAATATTTCAATAAGATGTCAACTGCCATCGTGCAATAGAGACACAGAAACTCCAATCTGGAGCACCCAGTTCAGCCTTAATAGAATGTCTGAACACAGCCCCTGTGTTCAGAGTCAGAGGGCAAAATGGAGCAACTTATAAATTTAAACCAATAATCAGCAGTTTGTAACATTTCATTTGCAGCCTGGAAATCTTATACTACTCATTTGACTAACCCTTCATTATGATGAACGAATGTGTTTTTGTCAGATTAGATTGAGATTTAGATGAGCATAACCACTGAGGTTGTAAATCACGGTTTACGGTTCAGGGTAGACCAGGTTATTGACAGTTTAAACAAGGACTTAATATAAATAACAGCTCAATAGTAATAGCGAGTTGCGGTCTTTTCAAATTCATACACAGATCCAGAGCGCGGAGTTTAACGAGTAAGACGGCTCGTTCCTGTGCGGAACGAGTTACGGACTTTACTTTTGCTCTGGGCATTTTGCAAAACGCGTCTGCGCTGTCGAGGGCGCTCGTCCGAGAAGCGAGGGCGGGTGGCTGTCCCCTACAGAGGCCGATCTCCGACTTAAAGTTGTGTCCACCTGCCTTGCGCGGTCGGTCCCGTTCCTCCCCAAAGGAGCCCCCAGATCCCCTCCAAGTCTCAACATTTCTCACACTCGACAACTTCTATTGCATTTGCCCTTGAGGGGCCCTCGCCTCGCCGCCACTCAAAACAGCAGCAAGAACCTAGCAAAGCACTTCCGCCATCCTCGCCCTGCCACCTGCGTCCCGGCCACCTTGGGTGTATAGCAGGCgtatatatgtacagtatataactatatgagagagagagagagaatgtaatgTATAGCAGGCGCGGGTCTTCATTTTTGGTTCCTTACCTGCCGACCCAAGAACAAAGCTGAGACACGCCCAGAGGCTAAAGAAAAAGTAAAGTCGCCTTCGAACGGAGTTTGATTCCTGGAAATTTATGTGTAGACATCCAGGCAGTTTTCTCAGCCGGAGACCAAAGTGAGTCGCCATTGCCtccttttcttttgatttctcaATCTGGACCAGAGTTTTCAGATAATCGCGCTTTAAAGAGTAGGCAGAATCGACCCTACAAAGCTCTTTAGATCTCTTGCCTGAAcgaccatctctctctctctctctttttaacctACGTGGCAGGACAATGATCTTTGTCCTGGAAACTTTCATTTTCACTTCTGATCTTCCACTGATTTTCTGTTGCTGAAAAACTGGGAAAGAAAATAGTTACTGACGCCGTTTAAGAGGTCACATGCTCAGGCACCTGCTTAGTAAGAGAGAACCAATAGTACACACCCAGATTCTGGAAGTCTTTTAGTTCTCCTTTAAGTGGAAGACTGCTAACAGAGACTCctcctgaatttttaaaaaagcaacttgcATTTAATTAGATTTCAACACATTTAATGTActgaaatttcctgtcagtgaaaaCAAGTAATCAGTGTAACCTCcagtctccagaagttgtgggtgctccattactggagatgtttaagaagagattgaacaatcatttgcccaaaatggtatctcctgctggagcagcaggttggactagagccgcagttctcaacctgtgggtcgcaacccctttggaaaacacatattttcgatggtcttaggtaCCGAGACACAGCTCctctatggttgggggtcaccacaacatgaggaactgtattaaagggttgcagaattgggaaggttgagaaccactggactagaggacctccagggtcccatccaactctgttattctatgatctaCGTTGTATATTTTATTGGGACAAAatagatttcattttttaaaaaaagacagaggCTGTTAC
Encoded here:
- the LOC116512178 gene encoding uncharacterized protein LOC116512178, producing MKVSRTKIIVLPRRLKRERERDGRSGKRSKELCRVDSAYSLKRDYLKTLVQIEKSKEKEAMATHFGLRLRKLPGCLHINFQESNSVRRRLYFFFSLWACLSFVLGSAEALKVSMPAQKTAMLGTNVTLHCKISDYPPPELDIKKTVFMWYLETSEGNKVEQLYSVVAGKHSSNRNGSRLDTIQLKNGDASLFLPQIQLHEEGKYMCIVILTSIRVEGATILNLVVEPTVQLSPKELEIENGNVKTLRCRVNKFYPDSIVILWQKHSKHTSDKDILAEDIIMGRSVRNDDGTYNTTSELRLQPSSQDQGNIYSCIVQHKSFARFPVYNVTLTVTEPYSTTTLTIGLVLCFLISFLLVGLQLYIVFLKKHAPSVEMVGSEELKHLEETQLQCLISHFRPKPLQVELFLVTEPQKTKQKIASWPTTSVEEPTEDAENSPLLGNLEDMFKAYPELKSKPKNYYDFEWKIRLNPDVLKLEEFQLLLEIKHEGFQHGLCTKTKSFKVIALPEIHDIHCSTNMPKSNEPLTLSCKIHSYYPETLEVCWNNNDGILDSSFSTPPTKGTDGLYFCISKIHYCPQVEDSGKRFVCRAKLQGPQAYKESVWRMNPVVVATKVDKIECKPPVPECGKPITLSCLLTEYYPPECDIYWRKGSEELLGAEVKTGEPQLDRISKLFSRASEITFTPSAEDHDLEFFVEINHCKEIVRKGYKVMLKDFPKLSNIVIEPSDADYGQSVNLTCDVTDFYPNEIATQWLLEDYSPKKDEVKEHFDKACCKLTSVFKLRATALVCNKAICFMVNHARLTKPITREVYLNLPAKRPVLTEIKATQDHQNIHLEISISQFAPHDREVRWYHDGKQISEDINRKNIKIGKDHLCYFLSKISVQPKELWFGKTIRCEVKHSTSTQEKTLTIPPAANYLPKTH